One window from the genome of Lepisosteus oculatus isolate fLepOcu1 chromosome 25, fLepOcu1.hap2, whole genome shotgun sequence encodes:
- the mmp23ba gene encoding matrix metalloproteinase-23 isoform X3, which produces MEEAQPSSILVIGIGKEAHSRLLRLSRNKRYTLTPEKLKWDKFKLTYKLLSFPRNLINASDTHKAMAKAFSMWGDVSPFSFREVPADQEADIKIGFYPINHTDCLRSYLHHCFDGITGELAHAFFPPTGEIHFDDHEYWVLGNMRFSWKKRVWLTDLVHVAAHEIGHALGLMHSLNPKAIMHLNATLTGKKFITQDDVWGLHRLYGCLDRLFICPSWARKGYCDSKRKLMQRQCPSSCDFCYEFPFPTLAPTPVPPRTKNKLVPEGRKLTFRCGKKVAAKKGKVYWYKDGELLEYSYPGYISLKDDHISIVANAINEGTYTCIVRKNNKVLTSFSWRVRVRF; this is translated from the exons GAAGAAGCTCAACCCTCCAGTATCTTAGTAATTGGAATTGGAAAGGAAGCCCATTCACGATTGCTCCGTCTCTCCCGGAACAAACGCTACACACTCACTCCAGAGAAGCTGAAATGGGACAAATTCAAGCTCACTTACAA GTTGCTGTCTTTCCCCAGAAACCTGATAAATGCCAGCGACACCCACAAGGCGATGGCCAAGGCCTTCAGCATGTGGGGCGACGTCTCGCCCTTCAGCTTCAGAGAGGTGCCCGCTGACCAGGAGGCTGACATTAAGATAG GATTTTACCCCATCAACCACACGGACTGCCTGCGGTCCTACCTGCACCACTGCTTCGACGGCATAACAGGGGAGCTGGCCCACGCCTTCTTCCCCCCCACGGGGGAGATCCACTTCGACGACCACGAGTACTGGGTCCTGGGGAACATGCGCTTCAGCTGGAAGAAAA GGGTGTGGCTGACGGACCTGGTGCACGTAGCGGCCCACGAGATCGGCCACGCCCTGGGCCTGATGCACTCCCTCAACCCCAAGGCCATCATGCACCTCAACGCCACGCTCACGGGGAAGAAGTTCATCACTCAAGATGACGTCTGGGGCCTCCACCGGCTGTACG GTTGTTTGGACAGGTTATTCATCTGCCCGTCCTGGGCTCGGAAGGGATACTGCGACAGCAAGAGAAAACTGATGCAGAGACAGTGTCCGTCCAGCTGTGATTTCTGCTATG AATTCCCCTTTCCCACGCTGGCTCCTACTCCAGTTCCTCCCAGGACTAAGAACAAGCTGGTCCCAGAGGGCAGGAAGCTCACCTTCCGCTGTGGGAAGAAAGTTGCTGCAAAGAAAGGCAAAGTCTA CTGGTACAAGGATGGGGAGCTCCTGGAATATTCCTACCCTGGGTACATCTCCCTCAAAGATGACCACATCAGCATCGTTGCCAATGCCATAAATGAGGGCACCTACACTTGCATTGTACGGAAGAACAACAAGGTCCTTACCAGCTTCTCCTGGCGGGTCCGGGTTCGATTCTAA
- the mmp23ba gene encoding matrix metalloproteinase-23 isoform X2 codes for MHPRCKAQPSSILVIGIGKEAHSRLLRLSRNKRYTLTPEKLKWDKFKLTYKLLSFPRNLINASDTHKAMAKAFSMWGDVSPFSFREVPADQEADIKIGFYPINHTDCLRSYLHHCFDGITGELAHAFFPPTGEIHFDDHEYWVLGNMRFSWKKRVWLTDLVHVAAHEIGHALGLMHSLNPKAIMHLNATLTGKKFITQDDVWGLHRLYGCLDRLFICPSWARKGYCDSKRKLMQRQCPSSCDFCYEFPFPTLAPTPVPPRTKNKLVPEGRKLTFRCGKKVAAKKGKVYWYKDGELLEYSYPGYISLKDDHISIVANAINEGTYTCIVRKNNKVLTSFSWRVRVRF; via the exons AAGCTCAACCCTCCAGTATCTTAGTAATTGGAATTGGAAAGGAAGCCCATTCACGATTGCTCCGTCTCTCCCGGAACAAACGCTACACACTCACTCCAGAGAAGCTGAAATGGGACAAATTCAAGCTCACTTACAA GTTGCTGTCTTTCCCCAGAAACCTGATAAATGCCAGCGACACCCACAAGGCGATGGCCAAGGCCTTCAGCATGTGGGGCGACGTCTCGCCCTTCAGCTTCAGAGAGGTGCCCGCTGACCAGGAGGCTGACATTAAGATAG GATTTTACCCCATCAACCACACGGACTGCCTGCGGTCCTACCTGCACCACTGCTTCGACGGCATAACAGGGGAGCTGGCCCACGCCTTCTTCCCCCCCACGGGGGAGATCCACTTCGACGACCACGAGTACTGGGTCCTGGGGAACATGCGCTTCAGCTGGAAGAAAA GGGTGTGGCTGACGGACCTGGTGCACGTAGCGGCCCACGAGATCGGCCACGCCCTGGGCCTGATGCACTCCCTCAACCCCAAGGCCATCATGCACCTCAACGCCACGCTCACGGGGAAGAAGTTCATCACTCAAGATGACGTCTGGGGCCTCCACCGGCTGTACG GTTGTTTGGACAGGTTATTCATCTGCCCGTCCTGGGCTCGGAAGGGATACTGCGACAGCAAGAGAAAACTGATGCAGAGACAGTGTCCGTCCAGCTGTGATTTCTGCTATG AATTCCCCTTTCCCACGCTGGCTCCTACTCCAGTTCCTCCCAGGACTAAGAACAAGCTGGTCCCAGAGGGCAGGAAGCTCACCTTCCGCTGTGGGAAGAAAGTTGCTGCAAAGAAAGGCAAAGTCTA CTGGTACAAGGATGGGGAGCTCCTGGAATATTCCTACCCTGGGTACATCTCCCTCAAAGATGACCACATCAGCATCGTTGCCAATGCCATAAATGAGGGCACCTACACTTGCATTGTACGGAAGAACAACAAGGTCCTTACCAGCTTCTCCTGGCGGGTCCGGGTTCGATTCTAA